The segment CTTCATTCCGAGGCTCCTCTCTCTTGGGATCCTTGGTCAAGATGGTAAGACAGATTCACGCTTCTTTGtctgtttttttctttttcttcttcgttGTTGTGAGACTGGTTGTGTTTGGTGTTATTGAAGGAGCTCccaaagaagagaagaagataaCGTATATTCCGTCCATGCCCCCTCTGCGTTCTGGAGATCTTCCATGGCTGTTCGGTGGGGAGAAGATGTTTAAGAGATGCATCCGGATGGGAGAAAGTTTAAAGCAGATCAACGGGGTCCTCGCCAACTCCTTTTACGAGCTTGACGGTCCAGTGGTGGAAGAGTTATCCAGAGAGGTGGAAGTATACCCAATTGGTCCTCTGATTCCTTGCGAATTTCTGGAGGGCGATAAGAGGAGTACGAGTAaggccctcccaagcttctgggcaGATGATGTGCAATGTCTAGAATGGTTAGACAAGCAGTCTACCCAATCTGTGATCTATGTGTCGTTTGGAAGCCTCGCAGTGTGGAGCCAAATCCAAGTGGAGGAGTTCGCAGCGGGGTTAGAGGCTACCCAGAGACCATTTCTGTGGGTTGTTCGGTCGGATCTAATGGAGGGCAGCAAGCCCACTTTTCCGCAGGGATTTATGGAACGGGTGAGAGAGAGGAGCTGCATAGTTTCTTGGGCGCCACAGTTAGAGGTATTATCTCATCCTTCCGTAGCTTGCTTTGTGACACACTGTGGATGGAACTCTGTACAGGAGAGCATCACCATGGGCGTGCCCATGCTCTGCTCGCCTTATTTCGTAGATCAGTTTCTTAACCGCACATATATTGTGGATGTCTGGAAGATTGGACTACCTTTGGAATCGAATAAGGATGGAATAATAGAgaagggggagattgctagagCCATTGACAGATTGCTGGTGGGAGAAGATGGCGCAGAGATAAGGAAGCAGGTCACCAAATTAATGAGAACCAGTAGAGATACGGTAAAGGAAGGAGGTTCCTCATTCAACAACTACAGTATATTTCTTCACCAGATGAAGAAACAACTTGTTGACTGACATGTCTGGCTGTGACTTCTTTAGTTTGTCAGATTTTTTGTGGCGCGGAGAGGAAAGGAGGGGATATATGGTGATTCAGATTAATTGGATTCTGTAATGGTGAAACTTGTGTATTTATCTTCTTTTTCATTTAGTTTTGGAATGTTTTATTAGTTCTTGCATATTATTGCATGTGGGAAAAGACCAAAATGGAATCACATGCTGCAAATGTGTTTAGCATTAAGAATAAAATATTGCAAATGGGTTTAGCATTACGAATAAAATATTGCAAATGGGTTTAGCATTAAGAATAAAATATTGTAATAATGTTTTTCATTCTCCTTATCATTTCAGCTCTTAGAATGTATGGCATTAAATAGATAATTTAGTTAATGACAATCTTCAACTAGTGGGGACATGTGTTGGATAGTGTAGGTATGATTTGTGTAGAGTTCATAAATATAATAATTAGTTACTTTTTGGGTTTATTGGTGTAAGGTTTTATTAGTTCCATCTATCTATAGGCGGAGACTAATGTTTTCGTCTCCCTCAATTTTCAATTAACTTTTTCTTTGAAAACCGTGTTAAATATTTAAAGTATAGTTTTGCCTATAGTTTAgagaatttatttattaatatcatttctttttctattttaacaTTTTTTGATTGGCCGATATACTTTTTGCTGaggtttttattattttctttaaaataaaaaagagatGGCCAATCAAAATGTGTTTCCAATGTCTTAAATAAAAATTACATGGTGGAATGTTCgaatattttaatttttacaatatattgcCAAATTAAAAACACTGGAAGTCGTGTTTTATTGCTTGGTTCAGTAACTTCACCTTTTTGTTTTGAATCTAAAACAACACTAGCAATAATCATACGACAGCCATACATAGGCTATTCCGTCCAGAATAAACAAATGATAATGATAAAATTATTTTGAAGATCAAGTTAGAGCTTTTATAAAATGATAATGAACATAAAATCCCCATTTTTCCAACTGAAAAGCTATTCTTTCTTATTTCAAGCTTCCTATCTCAGGTTTTGAGATACTCATAGGTACTGCATTTGCATGTCTAGTAATTTTACTCAACCCTATTTTTCAATACAAGGAAAGAGCAATTTCACAAATGTCTGATGGCTTGGGTATATGGGATTCTCAAATCATAACTTTCAAGATAAATATGGTGTATGCTTTATGAATTTGGTGTCTGGAATTTGAACATAAAATCCTCATCCAGGCAAATGGGAATCTAGTTTTTCCTTATATCAAGCTTCCTATCCAAGGTTGCTAAATGTCATTGGTCTTGCATTCTCACAACTTAATATTCTATTTAGCCCTCAATTTCAATACAAACATGGAACCTTTTTCAAAAGGCttatgatttgagtatttgagattAAGTTCAAGAGTACTCAGGTCATATCTGTAAATACAAATTAGTCAACAAACAAATTACTTAGGTCATATCTGTAAATATTTACTGAGCATGATAAAAAAAGGGACCATTGCCTAATTTTAAGCTCCCAGTCCTAACAGGCCAATTAAAATGGAAGAGCTTAAATAGTCGGCACGTTGTTTGTTGTTCAAGGCATCTAAAACCCTTACTAACAAACAACATGCCTATCGTTTACTATCAGCCAATCAAATTCAGTGCCTGAGATATGCAACGCCTTCTACTCAATCTTTGGGCCAATAATTAGATAACTTTACAGACCAGAAGCCATTTTCAGATGTCTCCTAACCAAACTTGAGCCTTTGCAATCATAACCAGACAAATTAGACATCAATCTTGAATCTTGGAGGCTTAGACAACCTAAATTTAAACATACCTAGACTCTAAATCGCCAAATTGGGTCACAATAAACCTTTCCACTCCTTAATTGTTAATCAAAACAAGAGGAAATTTTTAGCAAGTGGGAAAGCGTTTTAGAATCTGTTAGGATAAAAACAAACATCCTGAGTTTGAGTCCTGCTTGTTCTATACAAAAATTAAGATGGCATTGACCCAATAACGACGAGAAATAGCATCTCCACTGTCTTGTACAATAGTGGCAGCTCAAATCTGGCGAGATTCCACATGACCGACTTCAACTTCACCTCTTGCACCTATAACATCGTCTGTATTGGAAGAAGTACTTAAGGCCAATGCCAATTGTACCCGAAACTCCTCCTCCATAAGAAAATAATCCACTTCCTGTTCTTCTTCGGCATTATTACTGAGCGTTCTTGTGCTAGGCCTGGTGCTGGTGATAGGAAGTTCAACAACGCTCCTGTTTACATGGGTCCAGGGGCCATCGAGCCTTTTGTGATCAATGGCCCATGACTGACCAAGAATACTAAATAAATGCTTGTTATAGAGCCTTTACAACAAAAGTATGAGCAGGTTACACGTCAAACATTTGGTGTCTAAATTGTCCTGGCTGTGTTTACCCTATTTGCCAGTTGTTTCGTGCTTGCAAAAATAGCCAGCCTAGTTGATATGAAGCAGAAGCATAAtgtttaaattataatatttaaattataagattataatatataaattacaATCTTTTTTCTAATTACTTGCATATTCATTTGTACTTTGATTTAATTACAATctttatataaattataatattttttactaatttcttgtatatatttataatttgaTTATTCTTTTGGTTAACTTTTATTCATagtttaaattataatttaaacaTAATTCGTTTGCCAAACAAAAATGCTAGATTATGAAATTAACAAGCTAAAAACACAAAAAACGTAAAATGTTGGTTGTCATGGCAATGAAGATAGAATTTCTGTAAATATGAAATTGAAAGATTTTCCATAGAATAATATTGGTTAGTGGGAAGAAGGAATTAAATAGGGTAAGGCATTACATGCTTTAACTAATGATTGTTTTAGTCCATGGTAATCAAGGCAATGGTTGTTTCTTTCCATCCGTATATGGAAATGTCTTTGTTCTTTGGCAGTATGTTATTATTGGTTTCTTTTTGAAGAATTCGATTTTTAGGTTAGTTGATTTTTTCATTAATGTTGACTGAAAGataatattttcattaaaaaatttagaaaaatattaaaataaatatcaaTTCTCTAGCAACAAATTTTATCAAATGTgaatatttttaaagaaaatatcacaaaaatgTAACTGTTAATTattgaaagaataaataaatagatatcATAAAAGTTATCCTTTTGTAATAGAAAATGGTGtatatcttcaatttttttcctatttattttatatcattttgtATGGTTGTTTCAAATATTTTACTTTGTGCATACTTTTGACTAATTTGACACCTTCATCTCAAATTTCtattttatcatttgaaacaaACTAATCCCATCTCAAAATATTATTAGCTTTTAAATTATTTGTTTTCCTTCTAGGTCCTTGATTCAATTCAATTCCATAATTTATTAATAGTATGAGATATTTaagtttaaaaaaatattaaaacaaaataTCATAATTGTTAAATGTAAGCACATAGCTAAAGATGGGATCTATTGCAAATGCATGAGATAAATAATAGTAAGTTTatcattcttcaataaaataatattatatttatttatttcaaaaagcaCTTGAAGATTTCAACAAAACATTCACCAAAATATATTGTTTTAaaattatgaacatttcctccccAATTTCTTATTACAGTATTCTTCATAGCTCCTCACCAATGATAAAAGTTTGAACTCTCATCTCACCAAGATCCTTCTAAAATCTAAACAACaaataattcttttattattttcaaaaaaaattagacaAATAGGGAGGGACTCCAGCTGTATCATAGCTCTTGTTGCATAATAAATTTACATGGTTAATCtgaaaattttatattatttatggtAGATTATGTATTGTCAAGTGAAAAAAACTACAATTTGAAAAAGTAATCTCTCTTTTAGAAAGTGATTCTTGTGATGATAATTAGCAAAATTATtgaaaaacaatttattttttattgttgaaaaaaaaaagatttattaaTAACAAATGattagatattattttatttaaaacattaATTTATGGGtatattaagaaaatattattgaaattttttataatataaaaataataattattttacttACATATAACTTTCAAATGACAATCTAGATGttttaagtgtgtgtgtgtgtgtgtgtgtgtgtgtgtgtgtgtgtgtgtgataaagTTTCATATTGATTGTTAAAGTAGTAGGTACATCATGTAAATTTATAATGAATGGATGCACCTTTTTCAAAAACTTGTAACAATAATGGACACTGTGCACATCTCACATATCTCAAGGAAACTCAAGAAAAAGTTACCAACTACTTTACAAACCATATCACTagctcacacacatacacacacacacacacatgcacgtgCACATGCGCACACATCCACACCATACTACTCCCTCCCTATTTCTATTTTTATATCTCTGTCACACACAAACTCTATGTTTCTCTCTCTGTATCTCTATACATATCTCTAGCTCTCTAGCTCTATCATTATATCTctcattccccccccccccccctctctctctctctctctctctctctctctctctctctctctctctctctctctcctatctttatatatatatccctcttattcactctatctcttcct is part of the Cryptomeria japonica chromosome 10, Sugi_1.0, whole genome shotgun sequence genome and harbors:
- the LOC131055528 gene encoding anthocyanidin 3-O-glucosyltransferase 7-like; the encoded protein is MGGHALLIPLPYQGHINPMMQLAWKLVSDGFLVTFLNTDFNHNRIMQAKTRNWDGIRIISIPDGLPPDDKRTNIPSLMEAIDNSMAPSVIMRLIDVINEREEEHNITGIIVDVIICSGLKAVADFYQIPLFAFHTSLVANCAIRYFIPRLLSLGILGQDGAPKEEKKITYIPSMPPLRSGDLPWLFGGEKMFKRCIRMGESLKQINGVLANSFYELDGPVVEELSREVEVYPIGPLIPCEFLEGDKRSTSKALPSFWADDVQCLEWLDKQSTQSVIYVSFGSLAVWSQIQVEEFAAGLEATQRPFLWVVRSDLMEGSKPTFPQGFMERVRERSCIVSWAPQLEVLSHPSVACFVTHCGWNSVQESITMGVPMLCSPYFVDQFLNRTYIVDVWKIGLPLESNKDGIIEKGEIARAIDRLLVGEDGAEIRKQVTKLMRTSRDTVKEGGSSFNNYSIFLHQMKKQLVD